The Proteiniborus ethanoligenes genome has a segment encoding these proteins:
- a CDS encoding cyclase family protein yields MLQNWDKVKMYDLTQNTSHLTPPWPTYEPLQVKFFKRLSPNGANGQLITTSNHVGTHLDGPLHFDTAGRDIASLELTKLVGPGVVVDLSDIAEDYGIYTPQDIMDRVEVKKGDILIINTGYHKYGWESPEADEKRYMLRHPGPSMDFVDWVKEMEIAWIGVDCGSADHPMNTKIRDWEPKEAEAADRYMQAKYGKTLNEMYPWPDVYQAMHIQVFPKPHEIIHAENLGGEIDKVLNKRLIIGCFPWKFEGGESAFCRIVAFDAE; encoded by the coding sequence CATGGCCAACTTATGAGCCACTTCAAGTTAAATTCTTTAAAAGATTATCACCAAATGGTGCTAATGGACAATTAATCACTACATCAAATCACGTAGGAACACACTTAGATGGTCCATTACATTTTGATACAGCAGGAAGAGATATTGCATCATTAGAATTAACTAAATTAGTAGGACCTGGAGTAGTAGTTGACCTATCAGATATAGCTGAAGATTATGGAATTTACACTCCACAAGATATTATGGATAGAGTAGAAGTTAAAAAAGGAGACATCCTTATTATCAATACTGGGTACCATAAATATGGCTGGGAAAGCCCAGAAGCAGACGAAAAAAGATATATGTTAAGACATCCAGGACCATCAATGGACTTTGTTGATTGGGTAAAAGAAATGGAAATCGCTTGGATCGGAGTAGACTGTGGTTCAGCAGACCATCCAATGAACACTAAGATTCGTGATTGGGAACCAAAAGAAGCAGAAGCAGCAGACAGATACATGCAAGCAAAATATGGTAAAACATTAAACGAAATGTATCCTTGGCCAGATGTATACCAAGCAATGCATATTCAAGTATTCCCAAAACCACATGAAATAATCCATGCTGAAAACCTAGGTGGAGAAATCGATAAGGTACTTAACAAACGTCTAATCATCGGTTGCTTCCCTTGGAAATTTGAAGGTGGAGAATCAGCATTCTGCCGTATCGTAGCTTTTGACGCTGAATAA